The Gracilibacillus caseinilyticus genome segment TCACTGGTCGTTTCAACAAAATCAACGGCGATATTTTGTTCGTAACATACCTGATAATATGAATAGACTTGATCTAAATAAGATAATTTGTTGTGCGGTTTTCCTTCATGCTCAACAGCCCACCAATTTTCCCAATCGAAAATAATGGCTACTCTAGCCGTACCTCTGGCACCTGCTAAGCCATCCAATTGCTTTAACTCTTGACCAAGCTGTTTAACCTCTTGGTAGACCCGGCTGTTTGGATCATTCGAATGCTGAACCATCGCACCATGAAACTTCTCAGCGCCTGCTCTTCCTTGACGCCATTGGAAATACATCACGCCATCTCCACCACGTGCTACGGTTGAATAACTCCATAGACGCATTTCGCCTGGTTTCTTGGTCAGGTTGATATCTCGCCAATTAACATGAGAGGTCACTTGTTCCATTAGATAAAATGGCTGTCCATTCTTTAAGCTTCTCATCAAATCGTGATGCATGGCATGTCGATATGGTCTCCCTTCTCTTGGATCCGGATAGGAATCCCAAGTAACCAAATCCATTTCTTTTGCCCATTCGAAATAATTTAACGGTTTAAATTCATACATAAAATTCGTGAATACCGGTACTTCTGGTGTTACATCACGTAATACTTCTTTCTCAATTTTATATAAATCAAAAATCGCGTCGTTCATAAACCGTTCGTAATCTAATCGTTGACTCGGATTATAGAAAGTTGGCAGATTAACAGGAAATTGAATTTCATCCCAGTCATTATAACGTTGACTCCAAAAGTTCGTTCCCCACTTTTGATTCAGTTGTTCTATCGTCTCGTAACGATTTTTTAGCCAATCACGGAATGTTTCTAAGCTCTCTTGACTGTAACATTCAGCGAGATGGCATGCATATTCATTATTGATATGCCACATTTTTAATGCAGGATGATCTTTATAGCGATTGGCCATTTCGGTTACCAGTCGTTTAACGGCATAACGGAATCGCTTACTATTGGGCGAATAGTGCTGTCTTGAACCAATTTGATAGGGGACACCATTTGCTTGAACCGCTAATACTTCCGGATAGTCTTTCGATAACCAAGCAGGAGGTGAAGCAGTTGCTGTAGCTAACGAAACGCCAACACCGTGTTCGTGTAGAATATCCAGTACACGGTCCAGCCAATGAAAATCAAATTCTCCTTCTTTCCTTTCGATTACGGACCAGCTGAAAATAGCAACAGAAACAAGGTTGACCCCAGCTTCTTGCATCAATTTCGCATCCTCTAACCATACAGATTCATCCCATTGCTCAGGATTGTAATCGCCACCAAAAGCAATTTGCGGCATAACATCTTCAATTGCTTTGACCATCTTCTCCACTCCTCATCACTCTCTATGTATTGATACGTACATCTTATAAGAAAACGCTGTCACAATCAAGTTATGTACTCTGTTTTCTAAACAGATATCGTTGAATTACATAAACTAATAGCAGTATATGAAAAGCAGGTGAGATTCATGGTTACGAAAGAGCAGCAGCAATTAGGCGGTTGGGTGCAGGCAGCAGGCACTGTCTTAGCTGCGATTGGCAGTACGCCTGAATTTAAATTATCAACAGATCTCCAGCAAAATCTTCAATTAATTGGTAATGTCATGCAAGCAACAGGAAATGCGATACAGGTAGATGAGATTTCCATCACTGATTGGGATAGTATGGCGAATGAAATACAAGCAGCCGGCAACATTACAGAAATTGCAGCCTTACAGCTTAATATTGATGAGTACATGCAAAACCAACTCAATACACAAGGTAATTTAATGCAGGCATTAGGCGGCTCGATCAGTTTCACTCAAACTTGGCAACAGCCATTGTCCACTGAAATCATGTATAGTGGCTACGGTAATTTATTGCAAGTAATTGGAAACAGCCTTCAAGCACTGTCTACCCAACTAAAGCAGCAAGCCGAAAATGTAAATACGATCGGTAACTGGATTCAAGCGATCGGCGCTATTATGACAGCCCTTGCAAATGAACTGGATTAGTATACATCGATAACTCCATAATGAAACAAAGCGGTTTTCCTTATTTGTTGTTCAAATCCAAATTCAGC includes the following:
- a CDS encoding DUF6944 family repetitive protein, giving the protein MVTKEQQQLGGWVQAAGTVLAAIGSTPEFKLSTDLQQNLQLIGNVMQATGNAIQVDEISITDWDSMANEIQAAGNITEIAALQLNIDEYMQNQLNTQGNLMQALGGSISFTQTWQQPLSTEIMYSGYGNLLQVIGNSLQALSTQLKQQAENVNTIGNWIQAIGAIMTALANELD
- a CDS encoding beta-galactosidase — translated: MVKAIEDVMPQIAFGGDYNPEQWDESVWLEDAKLMQEAGVNLVSVAIFSWSVIERKEGEFDFHWLDRVLDILHEHGVGVSLATATASPPAWLSKDYPEVLAVQANGVPYQIGSRQHYSPNSKRFRYAVKRLVTEMANRYKDHPALKMWHINNEYACHLAECYSQESLETFRDWLKNRYETIEQLNQKWGTNFWSQRYNDWDEIQFPVNLPTFYNPSQRLDYERFMNDAIFDLYKIEKEVLRDVTPEVPVFTNFMYEFKPLNYFEWAKEMDLVTWDSYPDPREGRPYRHAMHHDLMRSLKNGQPFYLMEQVTSHVNWRDINLTKKPGEMRLWSYSTVARGGDGVMYFQWRQGRAGAEKFHGAMVQHSNDPNSRVYQEVKQLGQELKQLDGLAGARGTARVAIIFDWENWWAVEHEGKPHNKLSYLDQVYSYYQVCYEQNIAVDFVETTSDLSTYQVIVAPMLYMIRNGEEKHLEEFVKNGGTLIVSFFSGIVDEQDHIHLGGYPAPLRNLLGMTVEEFAPMADDETNRIVANGEITTVDTWADIIRLEGAKAVAHFKDNWYKGKPAVTIHRYGKGKSVYIGTNLASECLASLLAGIFQQSDIKAPLDAPENVEIVERKKNEKTFLFILNYNEDPVTISLEPNKLYENCLQKTDVSDEITVSGTDVAVIRF